CGGCTACAGCGCCGCTGCTGACCATGATGACCTCGCGACCTTGCTGCACAAGGGTCGCCAATTGCCGGCTCCATTGCCCGATAGCCTCTTCATCCAGGCCGCGGCCGTCGTTGGTGACCAGGCTCGACCCCACTTTGACCACAATGCGCCGAGCGGTCTTGAGCACAGCGACGCTGGCCGCTGCGGACATATGGAGCGGTTCTGCAACGTGCATGGTGTCCATCTCTGGTCTCTAAAAGTCAGCGGTTACCCAAACCATCGGCAAAGCGAGGATCCACGTCAACCGGCGCCTGCTGTGCCTGATGCACCTGCGCGATATGCTGATACACCTTCTGCACCAACAACTCGCAACCTTCGCGGGTGAGCGCCGAAATCTCGAAGACGGGACCCTTGTACTTCAGGCGTTTCACGATGTCCTTGATGCGAGCTTCGCGCTCGTCTGCCGGCACCATGTCGAGCTTGTTGAGCACCAGCCAACGCGGCTTGTCGTACAGCTCCTGATCGAACTTCTTGAGTTCGGCCACGATGGCCTTGGCCTGTGCCACCGGGTCGACGCCCTCGTCGAACGGCGCCACGTCCACCATATGCAAGAGCAAGCGGGTGCGCTGCAGGTGACGCAAAAACTGGTGCCCCAGGCCCGCGCCTTCGGATGCCCCTTCGATCAAGCCAGGCACGTCGGCCACGACGAAGCTCTTTTCCGGCCCGACCCGCACCACGCCCAGATTGGGGTGCAACGTGGTGAAAGGGTAGTCGGCGATCTTTGGCCGGGCATTGGAAATGGCTGCGATCAGTGTGGACTTGCCCGCATTGGGCATCCCCAGCAAGCCTACATCGGCCAGCACCTTGAGCTCGAGCTTGAGCGTGCGGTTCTCCCCCGGCCAACCAGGCGTCTTCTGGCGCGGCGCCCGATTGGTCGAGCTCTTGTAGTGCATGTTGCCAAAGCCGCCATCACCCCCTTTGGCGAGCGTGATCTGCTGCCCAGGCTGCAACAACTCGTGCAGCACCTCACCGGTTTCCGCATCCGAAACGATGGTGCCCACCGGCATCTTGAGCACGATGTCGTCGCCTTTGACGCCAAACATGTCCGAGCCTTTTCCATGCTCACCGCGCCGCGCTTCGAAACGGCGGGTGAAGCGGAAGTCGACCAAGGTGTTCAAGCTGGCATCCGCCACGGCGAAGACGTGCCCGCCACGACCACCGTCACCGCCATCGGGACCTCCAAACTCCTTGTATTTCTCGTGCCGAAACGACGCGCAGCCGTTGCCACCGTCGCCTGCGGCAACATCGATCGTGGCTTCGTCCACAAATTTCATGGCGTATCTTCCGGCAAAAAAAATCAACAAGGGATCGCAAAACAAAAAGCCCGCACGGGCGGGCCTTCTGCATACACAACACCACTTGGGCTCAGCGCGCCGCATGGATACTTGGATCCCGCAGCGCCGAACTCCCCGGTCAGACCGGCGTGATGCTGATGGTGTGACGGTTCAGTGCGCCTTTGACAGCGAATGTCACATGTCCATCGACAGTTGCAAAGATGGTGTGGTCCTTGCCCACGCCCACATTCAAACCGGGATGAAACTTGGTACCGCGCTGGCGAACGATGATCGAACCCGCCGTGACCAACTCGCCGCCAAACGCCTTCACACCGAGCATCTTGGGCTTGGAATCGCGCCCGTTTCGCGTTGAGCCGCCGCCTTTTTTCTGTGCCATGCTGACCTACTCCTCAGGCTGCGATCGATGCGATCTGCAGTTCGGTGAAATTCTGACGATGCCCTTGGCGCTTCTGGTAGTGCTTGCGACGGCGCATCTTGAAGATGGTGACCTTCTCGTGCCTGCCATGGGCCAGGACCGTGACCGTGACCGTTGCGCCGGAAACCAAGGGAGTGCCTACCTTGATTTCGGTGCCGTTTCCGACAGCCAGAACCTGGTCAAACACGATCTCTTGGCCCACATCCGCAGCAATCTGTTCTACTTTAATTTTTTCGCCAGCAGCAACACGATACTGTTTGCCACCGGTTTTTATGACCGCGTACATATGAACCTCTTGAAAAATTTCCACGAATGGAAGCCCAGCGAACGGATTCCACTGAGCCAGCGACTATAGCATGAGCGATCAAATGCAACAAGCCAGGAACGACAG
The sequence above is a segment of the Hydrogenophaga sp. BPS33 genome. Coding sequences within it:
- the cgtA gene encoding Obg family GTPase CgtA is translated as MKFVDEATIDVAAGDGGNGCASFRHEKYKEFGGPDGGDGGRGGHVFAVADASLNTLVDFRFTRRFEARRGEHGKGSDMFGVKGDDIVLKMPVGTIVSDAETGEVLHELLQPGQQITLAKGGDGGFGNMHYKSSTNRAPRQKTPGWPGENRTLKLELKVLADVGLLGMPNAGKSTLIAAISNARPKIADYPFTTLHPNLGVVRVGPEKSFVVADVPGLIEGASEGAGLGHQFLRHLQRTRLLLHMVDVAPFDEGVDPVAQAKAIVAELKKFDQELYDKPRWLVLNKLDMVPADEREARIKDIVKRLKYKGPVFEISALTREGCELLVQKVYQHIAQVHQAQQAPVDVDPRFADGLGNR
- the rpmA gene encoding 50S ribosomal protein L27, with translation MAQKKGGGSTRNGRDSKPKMLGVKAFGGELVTAGSIIVRQRGTKFHPGLNVGVGKDHTIFATVDGHVTFAVKGALNRHTISITPV
- the rplU gene encoding 50S ribosomal protein L21 → MYAVIKTGGKQYRVAAGEKIKVEQIAADVGQEIVFDQVLAVGNGTEIKVGTPLVSGATVTVTVLAHGRHEKVTIFKMRRRKHYQKRQGHRQNFTELQIASIAA